In the Quercus lobata isolate SW786 chromosome 5, ValleyOak3.0 Primary Assembly, whole genome shotgun sequence genome, one interval contains:
- the LOC115992358 gene encoding fructan 6-exohydrolase-like: MAISSAWLFFFLCSLFLSHGVLELEASHHFDPNLQVSSTTPPEYQPYRTSYHFQPPKNWINDPNGPMVYKGIYHLMYQYNPEGTAWGNIVWAHSTSTDLVNWTPHDPIIYPSQPSDINGCWSGSTTIMPSGTPVILYTGINPKQEQVQNLAMPKNLSDPYLTEWVKSPKNPVISPSPENHINASSFRDPSTAWLGSDGTWRVVIGSKTDRRGLAILYRSKDIVTWILSQHPLHSVEGNGMWECPDFFPVSIDSNRGVDTSTLGPKVKHVLKVSLDDTKYEYYTIGTYDLDKDIYIPNIGSVESDLGLRYDYGKFYASKTFFDSLKNRRILWGWLNESSIPDDDRKKGWAGVQAIPRTLWLDKSGKQLVQWPITEIEMLRGQQVNLPQQVLKGGLALEVSGVTAAQADVVISFKASDLEKAEVLDPSWTNPQVLCKQKSASVRGSLGPFGLLVLASKGLQEVTAVFYRIFKGQNKYVVLMCSDQSRSSLNDSTDKANYGAFLDVDPVHEELSLRSLIDHSIVESFGGGGKSVIAARVYPTLAIDGQAQLQVFNNGTENVQITSMSAWSMKKALIN; encoded by the exons ATGGCCATCTCTTCCGCTTGgctattcttcttcttatgttctctctttctcagccatGGTGTTCTTGAGCTTGAAGCTTCACACCATTTTGACCCAAACCTTCAAGTTTCTTCAACTACTCCTCCTGAATATCAACCATATAGAACTTCTTATCACTTCCAACCCCCCAAAAATTGGATCAATG ATCCTAATG GACCAATGGTTTATAAGGGAATTTACCACTTGATGTACCAATACAACCCCGAAGGTACAGCTTGGGGCAACATTGTCTGGGCTCACTCAACATCAACGGATTTAGTGAACTGGACCCCACATGATCCAATCATCTACCCATCTCAGCCGTCTGATATCAACGGTTGCTGGTCGGGTTCCACCACAATCATGCCCAGCGGCACACCAGTGATTCTCTACACAGGAATCAACCCCAAGCAGGAACAAGTCCAAAATTTGGCCATGCCCAAAAACCTTTCTGACCCATACCTAACAGAATGGGTTAAGTCACCAAAGAATCCAGTAATTTCACCTTCTCCAGAGAACCATATCAATGCAAGCTCATTCAGGGACCCAAGCACTGCTTGGTTAGGCTCTGATGGGACTTGGAGAGTGGTGATTGGAAGCAAAACGGACCGTAGGGGATTAGCAATTTTATATAGGAGCAAAGATATCGTTACTTGGATTTTATCCCAGCACCCACTTCATTCAGTTGAAGGCAATGGAATGTGGGAGTGTCCTGATTTTTTCCCAGTTTCGATTGATTCCAATCGTGGTGTTGACACATCAACTCTTGGTCCTAAAGTTAAACATGTGCTCAAGGTGAGCTTGGATGATACTAAATATGAATACTACACCATTGGAACTTATGACCTTGACAAGGATATCTATATTCCGAATATTGGATCCGTGGAAAGTGATTTGGGCTTGAGGTATGATTATGGGAAATTTTATGCTTCAAAAACTTTCTTTGATAGtttgaaaaatagaagaatCTTGTGGGGATGGCTAAACGAGTCTTCGATTCCTGACGATGATAGAAAGAAGGGATGGGCTGGAGTTCAG GCAATTCCAAGGACTCTTTGGCTGGATAAATCCGGAAAACAATTAGTGCAATGGCCCATTACAGAAATTGAAATGCTGCGAGGACAACAAGTCAACCTACCTCAGCAAGTGCTTAAAGGAGGATTAGCTCTTGAAGTTTCTGGTGTCACAGCAGCacag GCAGATGTTGTGATTTCATTCAAAGCAAGTGACTTAGAGAAAGCAGAAGTGCTAGACCCAAGTTGGACCAATCCACAAGTACTTTGTAAACAAAAAAGTGCATCAGTAAGAGGGAGTCTTGGGCCATTCGGGCTGCTAGTTTTGGCTTCAAAGGGCTTGCAAGAAGTCACTGCAGTGTTCTATAGAATATTCAAAGGTCAAAACAAATATGTGGTGCTTATGTGCAGTGACCAAAGCAG GTCCTCCTTAAATGATAGTACTGATAAAGCCAATTATGGGGCTTTTCTGGATGTGGACCCCGTTCATGAGGAACTGTCACTTAGAAGCTTG ATTGATCATTCAATTGTGGAGAGCTTTGGTGGAGGAGGAAAATCTGTTATCGCAGCTAGAGTTTACCCTACATTGGCAATTGATGGACAAGCCCAATTGCAGGTCTTCAATAATGGAACTGAGAATGTTCAGATCACAAGTATGAGTGCTTGGAGCATGAAGAAAGCCCTAATCAATTAA
- the LOC115989957 gene encoding uncharacterized protein LOC115989957 → MEKVKERIGLANGLIVPSEGKSGGIALLWVKGLDVEIKSYTRSHIDAIVTDPVSGFKWRITGFYGNPDTNQRRESWNLLHFLNTQYQLPWVCLGDFNEILKASEKWGGPERPQHQMEGFRQVVHACGFQDMGFEGPEFTCSNRRSEEERIRLRLDRVLATTEWKEKYRDAKVLHVVESTSDHCAIILTNQQVRRRHKTRQFHFEATWLRHEKCREIIQDSWKDQAGLQSSSELVKGLKICTEGLKIWSQHDLGHVSKKIQEKRKILQDVVQADKDCSRGDEIDMLCKEINELLDDEEMRCNQRSRVQ, encoded by the coding sequence ATGGAGAAAGTCAAAGAAAGAATAGGTCTTGCAAATGGCTTGATTGTTCCCAGTGAAGGCAAAAGTGGAGGAATAGCTCTTTTGTGGGTCAAAGGCTTAGATGTAGAGATTAAAAGCTATACTCGAAGTCATATTGATGCTATAGTGACTGATCCTGTGTCAGGGTTCAAATGGAGAATCACTGGGTTTTATGGGAACCCAGATACTAACCAAAGGAGAGAGTCTTGGAACCTTCTCCATTTCCTCAACACTCAATACCAACTTCCATGGGTCTGCCTGggggatttcaatgaaattttgaaGGCATCAGAAAAATGGGGTGGTCCTGAGCGACCCCAACATCAGATGGAGGGGTTTAGACAAGTAGTGCATGCTTGTGGCTTTCAAGATATGGGTTTTGAAGGGCCGGAATTCACTTGTAGCAATCGAAGGTCGGAGGAAGAAAGGATAAGATTAAGATTGGATAGGGTGTTGGCTACAACTGAGTGGAAAGAGAAATACCGAGATGCTAAAGTTCTTCATGTGGTGGAATCTACATCTGATCACTGTGCTATTATTCTAACAAACCAGCAGGTAAGGCGCAGACACAAAACAAGACAATTCCACTTTGAAGCAACTTGGCTTAGGCATGAGAAATGTAGAGAAATCATCCAGGATTCTTGGAAGGATCAAGCAGGCCTACAATCATCAAGTGAGTTGGTTAAAGGACTAAAGATTTGCACAGAAGGTTTAAAAATATGGAGTCAGCATGATTTAGGCCATGTCTCAAAGAAGAtccaagaaaaaaggaagattCTTCAAGATGTGGTCCAAGCTGACAAAGATTGTAGCAGAGGTGATGAGATAGATATGCTATGTAAAGAAATAAATGAGTTGTTGGATGACGAGGAGATGAGATGTAATCAAAGATCAAGGGTTCAGTGA